The stretch of DNA GATCATAGAACAACAGCTAATGACTGAAACTTGGATATTAAAGTTGTGTATTTCATAGTTATCCTGTTTTGGTATTTTAGTTCAGCTGAGTTGGAATCCATCTGCTGTGACATAAAGGTAagatttgtcatttatttttattttttaatatataacTACGAATACAATTAGAGCATTTGCATTGTGAAAACCCTTGTGTCCTGGAAGtttgtcttaaaaaaaagaaaggaagatgATCCATGACTTGATCTCCCCTTCTCACGTAAAGGGTCAATTAAAAGGAAGCCTATTTTTGCCTTTAATGGAGCCTCAgttatcaataaataaatagatccTCAAACATCGATGACATTATAGTACATCGTGTGAAAGCTGAAATAGAGTGAATGCCATTTTAATGTTGAGTTGAAGTTACGTGACCTGGGCCAGAAACCGAtaccttttttttggtttgtgttTCCTCTAATGCAGGACGTGCAGCTTGAAACAATCAATATTGACGAGAATCTGGACCTGGTGCTTTCCCAGGACAGGAAGACCATGAGGAAAGTAGCTAACTTGGTGCTGGTGGTGAACAGGATGATCAACCTCTCCAAATGTGGCGGCGAACTCAAAGATTATGAGCTCTGTAGCATGATCATGGACCAGGTGGTGGAAGGTGAGTCGACCCAGACTGTTGGTTTTTGATATGTCAGCAGAATTGTCTGTTAAAGCTGCTAAAAACTGAGGCTATGACATTTGTATACACTTTTATTGAAGTAATAGCTCCAGGATGCTACTTTTAGGGACGTTAAAAGTGACGTGTCGGTTTAAGCACAGTGGCTCTCTGTCTCAACCCTTTTTTGACATCTCTCTGAAAACGGTCTGTTTTCGGGGTGGAGACTTAGAAAGTTGAGTGATCACTACTCAGCTGGTCGAGCTTATCAGTTTGAACCAGAGTCAAGGAGCTACCTGAAAGGTTCAAACAACAAGGCTGCAACAGGATGTCAGTGAATGGTTAGTTTCTGTATGTTTGTACGTTGGCTAAGGACGCACTCAGTGGGGTtccatggcactgaaaggatcggattactggctaaattaaaataagactgagttgctccttatttgagcaaaggtaattatccttggatatatggcggtgaatgaatcgaatcattggcacaaagcgtgtcatactccgatatgataggtggcgctgtacccattccaactattgctaatagagccacttcaccaccaccaacaacagcaaactcaggtattcgagaaaatgtcgaacaaagagcaagatgaagctacatcattctacatttggtctgtgattcaattcaattcatttttatttatatagcgctaaatacaacaaatgtcatctcaaggcacttagataataaagtccaattcaagccaattggaattcaattaattgtaacactgtaacaccattcaaagaatatctgttggaacagggaaacatgagttaatgacaacaataatgtcccatatacataaagagagtaaagtgaggaaaggtgtgacagatgaggccccccagcagtctaggcctatagcagcttaactatgggatgtttcaggatcacctgagccatccctaactataagcttcatcaaaaaggaaagttttaagcctggtcttaaaagtggaaagggtgtctgcttcccggacatttactggcagcttattccacaagagaggggcctgataactgaaggctctgcctcccattctacttttagaaactctgggaacctcaagtaaacctgcagtttgggaacgaagtgctctgttatgaaaatatcttacaatgagatctttaagatatgatggagctcggtcattaagagctttatatgtaaggagaagaatcttaaattctattctgaatctaacagggagccaatgaagagaagctaaacctggagaaatatgatctctcctgttagttctcatcagaactccggctgcagcattttggatcaactgaaggcttttcagagaatatgtgggacagcccaataataaagaattacagtagtccaatcctgaagtaacaaatgcatgaattagtttttctgcatcactctgagacaagatgttcctgattttaacaatattacaaagacGAAAGAAGGCAgacctagaaacctgttttatatgtgagtcaaatgataaattctggtcaaaaataactccaaggttcctcactgtagaactggaagccaaggaaataccatctagagcagTGGTTCTCAACCGGTGGGGCCCGCCCCCCTGGGGGGGTACGGACACTCTCCCGGGGGGGCGCGAGTAGACTACaggatgagggaaaaaaaaaaagaaaaaaaaatcggaaaaaaaaaaaaatcacgaaaATTCCCTCCTCGAAAATGCAAGAAGTTGGACTATTGTTTGActagtttcatttcaaatttaccAGGGGGTAGTATTTTGAGCCTGCGACAtcacgtaacgtaacgtaacgtgtCGTGGGGGTGGGGCCGTGAAGAGGGGGGGTGGTGTCGGGAGGAGGGGGGGCCCCAACTGCAATGAACCATCTTAGGGGGGGCCCCGCTTGCAAAAGGTTGAGAACCCctgatctagagtaactatatagctagacaatttctccctgaaacgctcaggtccaaagataacgacttcagttttgtctgaatttagaagcagacagttctgagtcatccaggtctttatgtgtttaagacatgcttgtaatctgaccaacctattgggttcatctggttttatagataagtacaactggctatcatcagcatagcaatggaaatttatgccatgctgtctaataatgttacctaatggaagcatgtataaagtgaaaagaatcggtccaagcacagaaccctgaggaactccatgacttactctggtgtgtgaggaagattcttcatttacaagaacaaactgaaatctatcagataaatatgacttaaaccagcctaatgcagttcctttaatcccaataacatgttcaagtctgtgtaataagatactgtgatcgaccgtatcaaatgcagcactgagatccagcaggacaagcacagacacaagtctgctatcagaggctaagaggagatcattggtaactttcagcagtgcagtttctgtgctatgatgcactctgaatcctgactgaaactcttcaaacagattatttctgtgtaagtgatcacaaagctgagctgcaactattttttcaagaactttagacataaaagggagattggatataggtctataatgagccaacacctctgaatcaagagtaggttttttaagtaaaggtttaattacagcaaccttaaaaggctgaggtacatatcctcaCTTTGTGGAGTTTAATCACCCCATTTCTTCATTAAAATATATTGGAATTGAGAAGGTGACTCTGCCCCCTAGGGGTGGTAACCTAGACTTGTTGTTATCAAGAAGGGAACATTTTGGATTCACCATCTTAGAACTCTAGCACCTCACGGTTTGAATGTGgattttgatttaaaatgttTCTTGTGATTGACACTTGATATATGGACCTATTATGATTAACTGATGATATTATTTATGATGATCCATTTTGACTGATGCTGTAAGATCATCTTTTGAtcctttatctttttcttttgttttttgtctcttttagtTTTTTGATTTTTTATGTAAAGATAACATGATGTAGTACTTAGTGTTTACATAGGATGTGGACTGAATGAAAAAAAGTTATGTTGATTGTTATTTGAAAAACATTGTATCCAATCCTTAATTGTAAACAATTGAACACTAATTGAGTGCCTACACACCTGTCTGTAGCCTAATTATGTGTCAGGTGGGAGcaattaactctttcggtgccattgacgtctatagacgtcaatttaaaaaaaactgttcattgccaaagacgtctatagacgtcaattgcgttttttaacggagcgggctgggggacaatctagcggagttcgtcactaaatcttaggcttgtaaacacgaaacagagaatatactggcaaaattacccgctaggtggcagcagtgccactatgcacaaaaaaaagagctcgttttctcaattttttgggtcaaacagctgtttttggtgaaaccaacctatgttctactgtctattactaaaagactgaaaatggtagaaacaaacttttttttcctgatcaaagaagagagtctactctttcttttggtaatttcggtgtgtacatagtcataagacatacttttctgtgggtcttggaaaatcagtcaaaatactgaaaaacacttggcagtatgggtggctctgaactgaaaatggctggcagccaatgagttaagctTCCCTTTAAAAGGCAAGGTACTACCTGTTGTTGGATACGTGACCTGAGGAAGGCTGACACAGGCCGAAACGTTGTCACAATAAAAGATCATTACTGCAACTCGGGAGTGTGCGGCACTTCTCTCTTTTCTCTATTGTTGTCCTAGTTGCCAGCACCTCTTTTTCTGGTGTGCGTTTGGCACCTCCACTcatctgaggtacatatcctgtcaacaaagacagattgatcaaatccaatatggaagagtcaattaatgggaaaacctccttgaacagtctggttgggattgggtctaaaacacaagttgatggtttagaagagactattgctgttgttagttcagagagatcaactgggcagaagccgtctaaatacaaatcaggttctaaagatacttctaaagctgctgtacttgatgatacatcactgataatagtgggaaggactccatcaatcttctctctaatagaaacaattttattgataaagaagctcatgaaatcatcactgctgagagttaaaggaataactggctcagcagagctcggactcttagtcagactggctacagtgctgaaaaaaacctgggattgttcttattctcttctatcaatgatgaataataagcagttctagctttacgaagggctttcttatacgttatcaaactatctttccagactaattgagactcttctaaattagaggaacgccactgtctctacagctttcttgcagtctgctttaaagcacgcagctgtgaattataccaaggagccagcctcttctgactgattaccttccttttcagaggggcaacattgtccagtgctgtacgcatgagctgcttgttgcacaaacgcgatggacaacggagcattctccatcgcgttgtttgtttctttccgacggcggcgacaacaacagtaatatcgtctcttccggcTTCCGGTTCCCGAACCCgggaaaaaaatctcgagcatgcgcagaacccAAAGtataattcaccacgtgcttcaccgtctacaagcacgttcaattttactttcaaccgagttatctcgggtcttaatccgatccaatttcttgtccaaTTTccgtgtctacatgaacttaataactgtcttattgtaatttagccaataatctgatcctttcagtgccatgtaaccccactgagtgtcatGCTGCTGGGGAGAGTTATGGTGTGTTTACGTAAGTTACCTGTCATCAAAACCGGACATCTGTTGAGAAATTTAATGCAGTAAACACAAACATAATGAAGTTATGCTAAATATtttagcagtgtagctgtatatttatatataagtTAGCACATACACTTAAagtactatgtaacatttctaccttaaaataacagcttgaaaaaaattgtgcggctagaatgagttttaatattacgattggcctgtctcctatgcccttcgggggtctgagttggaaaaactgcgctatgtaactttgctggagcggccccgtggcggcccggtagcggcccgggagctgagcggaagtacttcgacttgctttctggcacacctaccacaaaaacaaatagacccctctcacgctcccaggtacatttgattactcttaccctctcggtcgacatagcttgcaccttctgactcctcgccggttcgtcaacaaacgtgaaagtgaaagtgaaagggtgttgtatttacgacagtgtaacagtacattacctccaagcctgtagggggagctccatagtgggctttttgagaagttacattgtattgctttaagtgctAAAGAAACACTGTCATGCTGCTGTGGAGAGTTACGGTGTGTTAACGTATGTTACTTGTCATCAAAACCTGGATATCTGCTGTGTAATTTTATGCAGTAAACACAGACATAATGAAGTTATTTGTCCAGTCGTACCAAAAACCCTCCAgctctattgagaatgaggagtcacgtgactccggttggccggtcggccatgttggcagaagaatctattggttcccaggggcaacgccattaacttaacggatatcttcccgcatttgtcatttcggcagggcagagacgaatacaaaagaaagaaagaaagcaaagcaatggagagagataaggtgaaagaaaagggaccttacagggacaagcttattacaagcgcaaagcagcggtatttggagaaactgtccagcatccaaaatattgatccttacgagctccctgcagcagaatggcacacagacctggaccagttacctccgtgcacatatatggacatagtcaattatcttgtctttggtgtaagttactacactatgcaggagtttaaaagtcacaaatctttggaatcgtacgagactttctgctgtggctgggtgcaggacttggccatctacaagcctccaggtggctctggtgatgataacagcgttgtactggcaaaggtaaggttcttgtcatgcattttagtgtgttgtaattacattgcattgagacacttcttgaccaaaatgacaacgtaattaactgcgacttgttttgtaaacactagattaacgagatgttcaatgtacacaaacgtttccaatgttttgatgtatgctaaggcttatgtttaggtatttagttgtcatttgattttagcccaatgacacatactgtagcaggttattgtgttgggtgttgggggctgcaaagtgaacaaaccagttctgggttggctagggtacttatgtgtgattgcaaggtgtacatgtcctggttagattacagccattatcaatgtgtctaaagtgtagactgtaacttgaaataaatgctttttattgtttagtttatttcactttatttattttacaggtcctgcattcacggagactctgagcctccacttacccagtccagtggtatcacttcagttgtgtggggcttgtggacagaccctccgctgacacgccatggttttgctcttcttgtgctgaatagtgtttctttgttcttttgcactagtaacagtattattttattattgcttgttgtcaatgtttacatgctggaaatttttatactttttattctgaatgcacacatgttcttttgcactgttaacttttcctagaggtatattgcattctgcaccttgcacccttattctttttttcctgttctgttaataaacattgttaagccatatcaagttgtttcaagcatttatttcaaacaaattaaaaggtaatgaacaaggcactcaaacatttatttcaaacaaattaaaaagtaatgaacaatgaagaatgaactcaaacaacacttttgcacatgttcgttaaggcacagcaaacattgacaatcttatctaaaggcattaggttttcaccctcacatttgagcagcatgtgcacaggtacagttgaatgtaaaaatctgaatttgtccagtcagcgtggttctccaacatctcatatgatggcttacctacaacagaataaatagtttatgaaaaaaaactatgcaatcaatggcaaacccatcacagaacacatgcaaaataaagatacagactgagagggtaacgctgctcatggtatgacaaaagggctgaaggggtacacattaacacattagccacattagggggtagttaacattaattttcgaagaggcaacagtttgcaaattgagcattttccaagaggcaacagttcgctagttagctagctaggcagtaacgtcaggtgcacttcagggtttgcaacaacataaagtaacttcgtagctttaagagacaacaacataaagagatttttagataacgtacccgagtgaaaatgtagagaacacactctcatcgacggaggggtgcaatcgaaagtaaggtccagccagccaggcaatccggcgtctcctcgtcaggtcagacgcctgctctccctgatgctgcatccatttaggaaaccgaaaaaaaatgtatttcgttgttcctatgtttcccaaacgtattatgtgaggtactggaacagttcttcacacagcagtgatgttcttgcaattccgcactgtttaaacttactgatttaaaaacacacgtgtacaatgtaaacgaacggagagaatggcgttttctcgctagcattctgccaacatggcggataggggcggggctctgtactatgacgacaactcctcattctcaatagatacAGATAGTTACTCtattgatcccagagggaaatattTTAGCAGTGTGGCTGTaagttagcagcagatgctagcaaacaaagctttctcatcaacagtgacGGACCAAGCCGGAGATATACACAGAgtaactcgtagtaatgcatgtgtaccgttaattactgcgtttatacattttgtatatattaacctcattaaacaaTTGTACTTGGAGACctacatctttatcagaaacatgcagATAATGTAATGTTAACACACCGAGAGGTACACAGCGTTCAATGTAGCagcgagagtgaggagaggaccggtgttgtgttgaaaacacaccttatccacacagctgcaggttgatgagttaCTGAACCTAACCGTTCAactagaaagcttcagctaacaaagtaatgtgggaactataatgttcatctttcagaaaggaacagcaataactccttagaagttgctgtatgtcatcttcattagctaagctgttagcattagctactgctaaaggaaaataaaataaatcaataaataaatcatgagGAATTATCTCTCAGAtacttccatttccctgctctgaagttcaggctctgagagttggaactgatccctctttgtggctcagtttcttcagtccagcgttgaactggaccaagttgttaaaacagtgggatgaaaagtggctgctgcacatccacagtctttagctaactctgctggaacattagcctcagatagagtttatccacagtctttagctaactctgctggaacatcagcctcagatagagtttatccacagtctttagctaactctgctggaacattagcctcagatagagtttatccacagtctttagctaacttttctggaacattagcctcagatagagtttatccactgggctctgatatcctctgaggctgctgctggatggaagatgcatgctcctcagtacaGCAGACAGCAGAACAGTTCCAACAGAGCTGGCTTCATCCGCCTagcagggtggatgtgagtgggcggggcttagccgAGGAGGTGGAGTCAACTTAACACGTGACATACTTCTTaaatgaaaatcagaacggCTAACTAAAAAACTAAACTCAAAAATATGCCAGGATTGTGTTTTTGAGTTTAGTTTTACACTTGCTGGTGACTTAAGATGCCCAAATGCATGCTCCCAGAAACAGGAAAAAGGATTTTTActtaatatgtcacctttaagcCTTGGTAGAAGTTTATTTAACCCCTCCTCTTCCAAAAGCTGCTAACATCTCCTCCTCTTCACAGAATGTATTGTCAAGACAGACGGGAACTCCACCATAGGAGAGCTCACCTTCCAGCCTCTTAATAGCGTGAAGCAGTTCACATTGAGTGACCGCTCAAAGAAAGATGTCATCCTGAACTCTAATGAGTTTACATTAAAGGCAATCACCCTTAAAGGAGGAAACAGCCATCACAAAGGTAAAAACATTCACTTATGTACTTAAATTTGAGTACCAACCAAATACtgtcaaataaaatataaaggAGTAGTTTTACTGCTGCTTAGTGAATACAGGACATTTATCTGTATACTTCCTTAAAGGTACTGCTGTTGTCCTGTACGTACTAGAATAACGTCTGATTCCATTTTTTCTTCCCGCAGTGAATTTCAAAATGTCTATGTACATCTCTTCCACCAAATGTGATGGTTGTATGGTTGTCCTGTCAATCATGAATGACCTGTACATTTCCTGCTCGAAGCCAGAAGACAAAGTTGTGCTGAAGCTGGAGGTAAACACAACAGTCACACAACACAGCTTCACCCTTCAAAATGTAATCAAATAGTTTAAATATGGACAAACAATGACAGAACTTGCACgaataaatgacaaaaatgtCTCCTTCCTGTTTGTGTCAGAAAATCTCCAAGGAGAAGATCAAAGAGGATGAAGACAAATATCGCTTTGTCTTCATAAAGACGACCACAGGGATAACTCTGACCAGCTTTGAGTCCCTGAAGTACCGCAGTTGGTTCATTAGCACCTCCAGTGAGGAAGAGAGGCCCGTGGAGATGTGCGAGGCAGACGCTGTGTGCCGTATCACCCACTTCAGGGTCAACTGCTGAGTCTGTGCAGCTTAAACATTTCCACAAATATGCTGACATTTTCAAAAGGagatttttatttcaaatgtacTTCACTCCCTAAGTTGactccacctcctctgctaagccccgcccacacacaatCTAACATGTAAATTGGTGGGTGGGTGGTTGGTAGCGTAGTGGGTTGTGCAGCCTCCATGtatagaggctacagtccttgctgGAGTCGGCCTGGGTTCAATTCCCACATTGAACACCCCTTTattgcatgtcattccccctctctcggcccctgcttcctgtctctcttcaactgtaaATTAGTACATTTATTTAAGTACAGTAAATACACTTCAAATTCTGCTTTTCTACAATTTAATTACAACTAAAATATAtagattttatatttttttgtaaaatatatgTTCCAAATTAGTAAACTTCAAGTTAACTAATCATTACTTAGAATTAGAATATACTtagaacatttatttatttaatatatttttctgtttacttTGTTGTTATATATTTTACGTGCTGTTGTGTACGAAATATCGACTTTCGGCTTTCTTACACATTAAATTTGTCacagttttccttttttgttaatATAATTTTAACCCCGTTTTAATTTTGTTGAATTATTTTCataaatgctcttctttttgTCATTCTTAATAAATACCAACCGTTTCTTCACGTGAATCCGCTCAACCCTCATAGGCGTTGAGATTTCTGCTTTAATATAATTTTGTGATTTTGAAGCTTTGCTGTATTTATAGACCATAgatgcactcacacacatgaCAGCCTGTAATCCCAGTTTCAGCACTCCACAAATTAAATGTCAATGACACTTTATAAAAGCGGACTTAAAGAATCTCAGCCAATCGGAGACGGTTCGGAGGAAGACGACTCGTCCTCATTGGTGCAGCCTTTGTGGGTTTGCATGGCGACACCTCGGGCTGTTTCTCAACCGACTAAACGCCAATGAAAGATGCTGCTGAACTACATTTAAAGCAGATTATGGAGTGATGTgcatttcattttaaagcagcaTGAACGAGCAGTGATCTTCCATCTTAAACTGCATCCTCATTTCTTCATGTTTTGCCTATTTTTTGCCTTGCGTCTCTTTCTCATCTTCTCTTTCCCTTTATGTTCATGCCTTGTTGAGGTGAGAAACATACAGTTAAGATGCCTCATCTGCCACCTCCATCCTCAACATCTTTTTCAGACTTCATGACCAAACTGAGGTTCAATGAGGGCAACATGGAACTGGGGATGATACGAGATGAAATCACATCTGAATCCGGTTCATTGatctgaaacacacacatatacacacactcaTGCGCAGGAGTGTATGACCAGCAGTGAGCCTATTGTGCAGGACTACAACcgagtgtgtgcacgtgtgtgcacgtgtgtgcacgtgtgtgcacgcgTGTGCGCCTCTGCAAGGCACATTCCCGGGCACATGGCAACAGGAGCTAAATATAGCCTTCCCAGCAGGATCATGCTTTCCCCTGCTAACGGAGGATCGCTCCCTCTTTCTGTGCTTCCTACAAACATGAACTCCTCTGCTGCACCTCCCTCCACCTCCTTCTTTCTCTGTAACCCCCCCAAACCGGTGTTTTGACACTTCCCTCTTTTTAGTAGCGAATCCAATTGTGTTCTACTGCAGCTCCTCTGATGTGCAGAATTTAATATGAAAAGCAGGTTTGTTTCGCTCATCTCTTTAATTCACATCCATGTTTACACATACGGAGACTTCTTATGCCAAAACTCATCGAGCATTTCATATCATATCATTTACTTATTGCTAGTTGTGTAGAGTTGtggggaaaagaagaaaaacatcaaatcaaTCATTTAACTAGGGAAAAAGCCATTTGAATCTCAACAAACAAATCCTATCCAGTCAACAAATCCATTATTAATTCTGTTCAATTTCTTCACTGAAATACAAAGATTATCATAACTTAATTCAAATGATGCACATAGTATAGCATTGTAATTAATGTTTAGTGTGAAGATGCTCAATGTTCAATCTTTACTTGCGTTTTCCTTCTTTGGTGTGATTCTGTATCCAAATCAGAATTAAAGTTGTAGTTTATGTAGGAGGTGCTATATTAGCTGTAGCTTCACACTACACCCTTTCACTTTATCACTTTTAATAGTTGAACTTCTTGCGATACAAATTAAACAATAAAGATACATAAACACTGAGTTGGGAAATGCTAaacttgattttatttttttttactgtttctaTCAACAAGATAATAAAGATGTTCTGAAATACCAGTTTAATAATGTGTTGCTTTGATTCAATTTATGCACCGCAGA from Odontesthes bonariensis isolate fOdoBon6 chromosome 22, fOdoBon6.hap1, whole genome shotgun sequence encodes:
- the il1b gene encoding interleukin-1 beta, whose translation is MSDFRLSQALDGSAELESICCDIKDVQLETINIDENLDLVLSQDRKTMRKVANLVLVVNRMINLSKCGGELKDYELCSMIMDQVVEECIVKTDGNSTIGELTFQPLNSVKQFTLSDRSKKDVILNSNEFTLKAITLKGGNSHHKVNFKMSMYISSTKCDGCMVVLSIMNDLYISCSKPEDKVVLKLEKISKEKIKEDEDKYRFVFIKTTTGITLTSFESLKYRSWFISTSSEEERPVEMCEADAVCRITHFRVNC